Proteins co-encoded in one Actinomadura luteofluorescens genomic window:
- a CDS encoding protein kinase domain-containing protein yields the protein MMVTTPNVIVAGHPDLARRLRGTGRFPAVFDAASASGLRDLSKSGEVRAPAAFLFAPDFDEDLPGAGVPFLADRLAASGHTVVVHGFFTERGDVFAPEVIATAKPLTLKELLELLGAARPESPPASAGTTFTWPSDGPPPELRVSAAEAPAGAGAGAGGARANDSSSLIPGYGGLSMLHRGTGSVTYRAVREDSGAVAAVRVRLDGSETPMDELAALERASRSDHLVSVLESGRATTGQLYTAAVYCPGGAPAPEPMPVGDAVRYAISTGWALQALHDEGLVHGDVRPGRILRGEAGPLLTGAATARGLAAHAAHGVLEPVARERVNPAFAPPEALRQEPQTAQSDVYGLGATLWGLLAGRAPFAADGQRAPDGAVPRVPRDDVPEWLANALGTALANEPAARYPTAREFAEALEEGLRAAPPQDGRVAGAPSAPWDKSAPEPDPAPVAASEQPATIVDQEVHFAEPPAPATTHQAPYANQQASYAEPQAPFGAPQAPYAEPQAPFGGPQAPFTNQQAPFGEQHAQPSYQHVPFEEPQAPLTDFADQQLHFAEPQGPFTQQEAAPARANRSRIVLLALVGLVLAAIVFSAVSLLTGSGSAERRGADSPPASNPASSAPASPAPASSAPGSGSPAPTSSPTAVRPETRYSPSQVRIVDGRVSIEISWKDATGGKAAYYVVGGPVGRTPSTMANVPAGTAKATILALNPGVDYCLTVVAVLDVDRVAYAKPVCTHRGKRAG from the coding sequence ATGATGGTCACCACGCCGAACGTCATCGTGGCGGGGCACCCGGACCTCGCGCGCAGGCTGCGCGGCACCGGGCGCTTCCCCGCCGTGTTCGACGCCGCCTCCGCCAGCGGGCTCCGGGACCTGTCCAAGAGCGGCGAGGTCCGCGCCCCGGCGGCGTTCCTGTTCGCTCCCGACTTCGACGAGGACCTTCCCGGCGCCGGCGTCCCCTTCCTGGCCGACAGGCTGGCGGCGAGCGGCCACACCGTGGTCGTCCACGGCTTCTTCACCGAGCGCGGCGACGTCTTCGCCCCGGAAGTGATCGCGACGGCCAAGCCGCTGACGCTGAAGGAGCTGCTGGAGCTGCTCGGCGCCGCCCGGCCCGAGTCGCCGCCGGCCTCCGCCGGGACGACGTTCACCTGGCCGTCCGACGGTCCCCCGCCCGAGCTGCGGGTCAGCGCCGCCGAAGCTCCCGCCGGCGCCGGCGCCGGTGCCGGCGGTGCCCGCGCCAATGACTCGTCGAGCCTGATCCCCGGGTACGGCGGGCTGTCGATGCTCCATCGCGGCACCGGCTCGGTGACCTATCGCGCGGTGCGGGAGGACTCCGGCGCCGTGGCCGCCGTCAGGGTGCGCCTCGACGGTTCCGAGACCCCGATGGACGAACTGGCGGCCCTCGAACGCGCCTCCCGCAGCGATCACCTGGTGAGCGTGCTGGAGAGCGGCCGCGCCACGACCGGGCAGCTGTACACGGCGGCCGTGTACTGCCCCGGCGGCGCGCCCGCGCCGGAGCCCATGCCGGTCGGCGACGCGGTCCGATACGCGATCTCGACGGGCTGGGCTCTGCAGGCGCTGCACGACGAGGGGCTGGTCCACGGCGACGTCCGTCCGGGCCGGATCCTGCGGGGTGAGGCGGGGCCGCTGCTCACCGGTGCGGCCACCGCACGGGGACTGGCCGCGCACGCCGCGCACGGCGTCCTGGAACCGGTCGCCAGGGAACGCGTCAACCCCGCATTCGCTCCTCCGGAGGCGCTGCGGCAGGAGCCGCAGACCGCGCAGTCCGACGTGTACGGGCTCGGGGCCACCCTGTGGGGCCTGCTCGCAGGGCGCGCCCCCTTCGCCGCCGACGGGCAGCGCGCCCCGGACGGAGCGGTTCCCCGGGTGCCGCGCGACGACGTGCCGGAGTGGCTCGCGAACGCTCTCGGAACGGCGCTGGCGAACGAGCCGGCCGCCCGGTACCCCACGGCGCGGGAGTTCGCCGAAGCGCTGGAGGAGGGCCTCCGCGCCGCCCCTCCGCAGGACGGCCGAGTGGCGGGCGCACCGTCGGCGCCGTGGGACAAGTCGGCACCGGAACCCGATCCGGCACCGGTCGCCGCCTCGGAACAGCCGGCGACCATCGTGGACCAGGAGGTGCACTTCGCGGAACCTCCGGCACCGGCCACGACCCACCAGGCGCCCTACGCGAACCAGCAGGCCTCCTACGCGGAGCCCCAGGCTCCCTTCGGGGCGCCCCAAGCGCCTTACGCGGAGCCCCAGGCCCCCTTCGGGGGACCTCAGGCGCCGTTCACGAACCAGCAGGCGCCCTTCGGGGAACAGCATGCGCAGCCCTCGTACCAGCACGTGCCCTTCGAGGAGCCGCAGGCACCGCTCACGGATTTCGCGGACCAGCAGCTGCACTTCGCGGAACCGCAGGGGCCGTTCACGCAGCAGGAGGCGGCGCCCGCGAGGGCCAACCGTTCCAGGATCGTGCTGCTGGCCCTCGTGGGGCTCGTGCTCGCCGCGATCGTGTTCAGCGCGGTCTCCCTCTTGACGGGCTCAGGGTCGGCCGAGCGGCGCGGTGCGGACTCGCCTCCGGCGTCGAACCCGGCCTCGTCGGCTCCCGCTTCGCCCGCTCCCGCCTCGTCCGCTCCCGGCTCGGGCTCGCCGGCGCCCACGTCCAGCCCGACGGCGGTGCGGCCTGAGACCAGGTACAGCCCGAGCCAGGTGCGGATCGTCGACGGCCGGGTCTCGATCGAGATCAGCTGGAAGGACGCCACCGGGGGCAAGGCCGCGTACTACGTGGTCGGCGGCCCCGTGGGGCGCACGCCGTCCACCATGGCGAACGTGCCGGCGGGGACGGCGAAGGCCACGATCCTCGCCCTGAACCCGGGCGTGGACTACTGCCTGACGGTCGTCGCCGTGCTGGACGTCGACCGGGTCGCCTACGCCAAGCCCGTCTGCACTCACCGAGGCAAGCGGGCGGGCTGA
- a CDS encoding type IV secretory system conjugative DNA transfer family protein produces the protein MAGNDDDDVYVVFIGIGLVTALLGGASSFLTWLAGQLSGVLSGGGWPDSSPTDCLHITWNLLRHPTDPRGAWPPVAAAALGSAPIFFALLAVLLTSTAVGAYILIRLLMNWRRHRTFRRLRLGFASGWEVRQLLSARTVQSKAAQVRPSTQNVPARSVRPEDVGFYIGRDIRSRRKLYASLEDTAVILAAPRQGKDVHFVTPFTIDAPGPCIVTSSRRETFINTAMVRAQFGEVYVFDPYNWTGWPNRMRWSPLQGCEDPNAAAVRSGTLVQSSGFDLGHEGGHLLSGIVTIIRCLLHAGAIGRLNFREVMRWVYEANGEEALEILRQGEREGRVGAGYSGTLEFNMRNQDLWAGVIQVMSCFSQPEVLADCTPDPGEEFDFKKFLQGRNTLYFVAKKQSDWGGIAPIVTTIIEQYFRSARGTAMKNPSGRLDPPLTFELNQVADICPLGGLSTYMGESGGYSISVHVYLTSLAEARKVWGSDGAASIWDNATVKIISGGSGTAKDLSDLSDLVGKHDGKQILSPEELRTMPFGRAAVVAGTARPVEMWLTPWWKRKDREVIARGKAAAEALIQKMHAGAPAAPAATHDPGVTGDDDSDASAVVW, from the coding sequence ATGGCCGGTAACGACGACGACGACGTCTACGTGGTCTTCATAGGTATCGGCCTGGTGACCGCCCTGCTGGGCGGGGCGAGCAGTTTCCTGACATGGCTGGCGGGCCAGTTGTCCGGCGTCCTCTCGGGCGGCGGATGGCCGGACTCCAGCCCGACGGACTGCCTGCACATCACCTGGAACCTCCTGCGCCATCCCACCGATCCGCGCGGTGCGTGGCCGCCCGTGGCCGCGGCGGCCCTGGGGTCGGCCCCCATCTTCTTCGCCCTGCTCGCGGTGCTGCTCACGTCAACGGCCGTGGGCGCCTACATCCTGATCCGGCTCCTGATGAACTGGCGCCGCCACCGGACGTTCCGCCGGCTGCGGCTGGGATTCGCCTCCGGCTGGGAGGTCCGCCAGCTGCTGAGCGCCCGGACCGTCCAGAGCAAGGCCGCGCAGGTCCGGCCGTCCACGCAGAACGTCCCCGCGCGCTCGGTGAGGCCCGAGGATGTCGGGTTCTACATCGGGAGGGACATCAGGTCCCGGCGCAAGCTGTACGCCTCGCTGGAGGACACCGCGGTCATCCTCGCGGCGCCGCGGCAGGGCAAGGACGTCCACTTCGTCACGCCGTTCACCATCGACGCGCCCGGCCCCTGCATCGTCACGTCCAGCCGGCGGGAGACGTTCATCAACACCGCCATGGTGCGGGCGCAGTTCGGCGAGGTCTACGTCTTCGACCCGTACAACTGGACCGGCTGGCCCAACCGGATGCGCTGGTCGCCGCTGCAGGGATGCGAGGACCCGAACGCGGCCGCGGTCCGGTCGGGGACGCTCGTGCAGTCGAGCGGTTTCGATCTCGGGCACGAGGGGGGCCATCTGCTCAGCGGCATCGTCACCATCATCCGCTGCCTGCTGCACGCCGGCGCGATCGGCAGGCTCAACTTCCGCGAGGTGATGCGCTGGGTCTACGAGGCCAACGGAGAGGAGGCACTGGAGATCCTGCGCCAGGGCGAGCGCGAGGGACGGGTCGGTGCCGGATACTCGGGGACGCTCGAGTTCAACATGCGGAACCAGGACCTGTGGGCCGGAGTCATCCAGGTCATGTCGTGCTTCTCGCAACCCGAGGTGCTGGCGGACTGCACGCCGGATCCCGGCGAGGAGTTCGACTTCAAGAAGTTCCTCCAGGGCCGGAACACCCTGTACTTCGTCGCCAAGAAGCAGAGCGACTGGGGTGGCATCGCCCCCATCGTCACGACCATCATCGAGCAGTACTTCCGCAGCGCGCGCGGTACGGCGATGAAGAACCCGAGCGGCCGCCTCGACCCGCCGCTGACGTTCGAACTGAACCAGGTGGCCGACATCTGCCCCCTCGGCGGCCTGTCCACCTACATGGGCGAGTCCGGCGGCTACTCCATCAGCGTGCACGTCTACCTGACGTCGCTGGCGGAGGCTCGCAAGGTGTGGGGCTCGGACGGCGCCGCGTCCATCTGGGACAACGCCACGGTCAAGATCATCTCGGGTGGCTCCGGTACGGCCAAGGACCTCTCCGACCTCTCCGACCTCGTGGGCAAGCACGACGGGAAGCAGATCCTCAGCCCCGAGGAGCTGCGGACCATGCCGTTCGGCCGCGCCGCCGTCGTCGCCGGCACCGCCCGTCCCGTCGAGATGTGGCTCACCCCCTGGTGGAAGCGCAAGGACCGCGAGGTCATCGCGCGGGGCAAGGCGGCGGCCGAGGCGCTGATCCAGAAGATGCACGCGGGCGCGCCCGCCGCGCCCGCAGCGACCCACGACCCGGGCGTGACGGGCGACGACGACAGCGACGCATCGGCCGTCGTCTGGTGA
- a CDS encoding lytic transglycosylase domain-containing protein produces MTAVWVKDRSIPKPCRTWPRPPRPPANSIPANYVKLYQAAGPKYGIPWYVLAGIGKVETDHGRSTLPGVSSGENFAGAGGPMQFLQATFNAYAVDGPTIDGQGELGKPDGKKSRYDPSDAIFSAANYLHASGAPADTRKAIYAYNHSWDYVDLVLSWAERYAGGKFSLGGANNAGTSCTSFDNVGNWKPGSACPSGGAMVAGNITRRMACVRDQIKTQFGVPRGIGCYRKEGGIPGGGEHPLGRACDFMISSGAPDSGEVKLGYDIANWAKANAERLGIDYIIYRQHIWNPTRAAEGWRQMEDRGGLTANHFDHVHISVLGDQRAA; encoded by the coding sequence ATCACCGCAGTCTGGGTAAAGGACCGCTCGATTCCGAAACCGTGCAGAACGTGGCCGCGCCCGCCCAGGCCCCCCGCGAACAGCATCCCCGCCAACTACGTCAAGCTCTACCAGGCCGCGGGGCCCAAGTACGGCATCCCCTGGTACGTGCTCGCCGGAATCGGAAAGGTCGAGACCGACCACGGCCGGTCCACACTGCCGGGCGTCTCCTCAGGGGAGAATTTCGCCGGTGCGGGCGGTCCGATGCAGTTCCTGCAAGCCACCTTCAACGCTTATGCGGTCGACGGCCCGACTATCGACGGACAGGGCGAACTCGGCAAGCCCGACGGCAAGAAGAGCCGCTACGACCCATCGGACGCGATCTTCAGCGCAGCGAACTACCTGCACGCCAGCGGCGCGCCCGCCGACACCCGGAAGGCGATCTACGCCTACAACCATTCCTGGGACTACGTGGACCTGGTGCTGTCGTGGGCCGAGCGGTACGCGGGCGGAAAATTCTCCCTCGGCGGGGCCAACAACGCCGGAACGTCGTGCACCTCGTTCGACAACGTCGGCAACTGGAAGCCCGGATCGGCCTGCCCCAGCGGCGGGGCCATGGTCGCGGGCAACATCACCAGGCGGATGGCCTGCGTCCGCGACCAGATCAAGACCCAGTTCGGCGTCCCCCGCGGGATCGGCTGCTACCGCAAGGAGGGCGGCATCCCCGGCGGCGGCGAACACCCCCTCGGCCGCGCCTGCGACTTCATGATCAGCTCAGGGGCGCCGGACTCCGGCGAGGTCAAGCTCGGCTACGACATCGCCAACTGGGCCAAGGCCAACGCCGAACGCCTCGGCATCGACTACATCATCTACCGCCAGCACATCTGGAACCCGACCCGGGCCGCCGAGGGATGGCGGCAGATGGAGGACCGCGGCGGCCTGACGGCCAACCACTTCGACCACGTCCACATCTCCGTGCTGGGCGACCAGCGTGCCGCCTGA
- a CDS encoding DUF6668 family protein, whose product MPRSALGLVRYNGRAPGLWLSSCHGGAGASTLAALIANSVSAGRYWPTPAPAGRSQVLLVARSHAAGLCAAQTAVAQWAAGVLPGVELVGLAVVADAPGKRPKPLADLLRLIAGGVPQLWDLPWVEAFRLGEPPDGVRLPAAYARLVRDMSGLVPA is encoded by the coding sequence GTGCCGAGGAGCGCGCTCGGGCTGGTCCGCTACAACGGCCGGGCCCCGGGACTCTGGCTCTCCTCGTGCCATGGGGGAGCCGGCGCCTCGACGCTGGCCGCGCTCATCGCCAACAGCGTGAGCGCAGGACGTTACTGGCCGACGCCCGCACCCGCGGGCCGGTCTCAGGTACTGCTGGTCGCCAGGAGCCACGCGGCCGGGCTGTGCGCCGCTCAGACGGCCGTGGCGCAGTGGGCCGCGGGCGTGCTCCCGGGCGTGGAACTGGTGGGTCTGGCAGTGGTGGCCGACGCTCCGGGGAAGCGTCCGAAACCGCTGGCGGACCTTCTCCGACTGATCGCCGGCGGCGTGCCCCAACTCTGGGACCTGCCGTGGGTGGAGGCCTTCCGGCTCGGCGAGCCGCCGGACGGGGTGAGGCTCCCCGCCGCCTACGCGCGTCTGGTCCGCGACATGAGCGGTCTGGTTCCCGCGTGA
- a CDS encoding G-protein coupled receptor has product MDDLLNEAWAWLVKKLLDWALSTFQTFLTWWMSDSAYSVQLTGEKGGVLFMLREYTNWLVAAMAFAGFLVAAFRIAIQRKGEPFRQAMTQFFELAVIILTLATLVNLLNIAGDRYSHWIIEGMGPKGDAWIDNWKNGLDLLGGDQGDTSFILAFFALAAALSSAIQFVLMLFRSGALIILVGILPALAAARFTTYGNAAYRQCVGLLVSFVVVKPVIATIDGGALALMASNYEADRLFGLALAAGSVFALPATMRAVMPAATEGLSFFGIRQVGHFTYGGTAMTMRGRAAGFVTGLLSGGSSGSAATPVRSNRTGGGGGGGGWGGGGNPGGGSGGGAPTPPPNNGPGGGPGGNPGGGQGGGPGGPGGPGGGPGGSPSGAPGGNTGGGSGNGPGGGPDYGSGGDPQGPSGADPSSSAPPYDVPAYDVPAYDVPDPDFSSIGGNGSEVPSYRPPDPGSSSGGPSGGNPGRTPPSGNSGPSGSTGGGRGPSGSP; this is encoded by the coding sequence ATGGATGATCTGCTCAACGAGGCATGGGCGTGGCTCGTCAAAAAACTGCTGGACTGGGCGCTGTCCACTTTCCAGACGTTCCTCACCTGGTGGATGAGCGACAGCGCCTACAGCGTGCAGTTGACGGGTGAGAAGGGCGGAGTGCTCTTCATGCTCCGCGAGTACACCAACTGGCTGGTCGCCGCGATGGCGTTCGCCGGGTTCCTCGTCGCGGCCTTCAGGATCGCGATCCAGCGCAAGGGCGAACCCTTCCGGCAGGCGATGACCCAGTTCTTCGAACTGGCCGTCATCATCCTGACGCTGGCCACGCTGGTCAACCTGCTGAACATCGCCGGGGACAGGTACTCCCACTGGATCATCGAGGGCATGGGGCCGAAGGGCGACGCCTGGATCGACAACTGGAAGAACGGCCTCGACCTGCTCGGCGGCGACCAGGGCGACACGTCGTTCATCCTGGCCTTCTTCGCCCTCGCCGCCGCGCTCTCGTCGGCGATCCAGTTCGTGCTGATGCTCTTCCGGAGCGGCGCCCTGATCATCCTGGTCGGGATCCTGCCGGCCCTCGCCGCGGCGAGGTTCACCACCTACGGGAACGCCGCCTACCGGCAGTGCGTCGGCCTGCTGGTCTCCTTCGTCGTGGTCAAGCCGGTCATCGCGACGATCGATGGCGGGGCCCTGGCGCTGATGGCGTCCAATTACGAGGCCGACCGCCTCTTCGGCCTGGCCCTCGCCGCCGGGTCGGTGTTCGCCCTGCCGGCGACCATGCGCGCGGTGATGCCCGCGGCCACGGAGGGGCTCAGCTTCTTCGGCATCCGCCAGGTCGGCCACTTCACCTACGGCGGTACCGCGATGACCATGCGCGGACGGGCGGCGGGCTTCGTCACGGGCCTGCTGAGCGGCGGTAGCAGCGGCAGCGCGGCGACTCCGGTGCGCAGCAACCGGACGGGCGGCGGTGGCGGCGGTGGCGGCTGGGGCGGCGGCGGTAATCCGGGCGGCGGTTCAGGTGGCGGCGCACCGACTCCGCCTCCGAACAACGGCCCGGGCGGCGGACCCGGGGGCAATCCGGGCGGCGGCCAGGGTGGCGGCCCCGGGGGACCCGGCGGACCCGGTGGCGGGCCGGGCGGCTCGCCCAGCGGCGCACCCGGCGGTAACACGGGCGGCGGTTCGGGCAACGGTCCGGGCGGTGGTCCGGACTACGGTTCGGGCGGGGATCCACAGGGCCCCTCGGGGGCCGACCCCTCCTCCAGCGCTCCCCCATATGACGTCCCCGCGTACGACGTTCCCGCGTACGACGTCCCTGATCCTGACTTCTCCTCCATCGGGGGCAACGGCAGTGAGGTTCCCAGCTACCGGCCCCCCGACCCCGGCTCCTCCTCGGGCGGACCCTCGGGCGGGAACCCCGGGCGTACACCGCCTTCCGGGAACAGCGGCCCGAGCGGCAGCACCGGTGGCGGGAGGGGTCCAAGTGGCAGTCCGTAG
- a CDS encoding SCO6880 family protein, producing MASDYREPTYGNWRKPVSPGIGRLGLAGTLILMIGLITITLIATVSLMVSLIGVVLLGLVMLPLVIQDAHGRTALQSLTARVTWWSGRSQGWHLYRSGPLSVVPHGSCRLPGLLAQSRLVEGRDSYGRPFALVVIPSTKHYTVVLECNAEGAALVDQSQIDTWVSHWGQWMASLSYEPGLVAASVTIETAPDTGTRLREEIYANTDPNAPELARKALDEIVWNYPVGSARVSTRIAVTYAALPHLGGKRRDQDAMVREIGMRIPGLVSGLSMTGAGSARALTAKELARAVRIAYDPDAQTVLESAEDQETRWEDAGPVAAQESWDHYVHDSGCSITWGMSEAPRGEVLSNVMTGLVAPHHDIARKRVTFLYRPHDPASAARIVERDRRDSRFRLDGASSAARNEIDVMKSDQSALEEARGAGVIRFTVLVTATVRSADELPVAAAAVDTLTGPARLRLRQMYGSQASAFAAALPLGIVLPDHLQVPALVRESL from the coding sequence GTGGCGTCCGACTATCGTGAACCCACCTACGGGAACTGGCGGAAGCCGGTCTCCCCGGGGATCGGGCGGCTGGGGCTGGCCGGCACGCTGATCCTCATGATCGGGCTGATCACCATCACCCTGATCGCGACGGTGTCGCTGATGGTGAGCCTGATCGGCGTCGTGCTGCTGGGGCTGGTCATGCTGCCCCTGGTCATCCAGGACGCGCACGGGCGGACCGCCCTCCAGTCGCTCACGGCGCGGGTGACCTGGTGGTCGGGGCGCTCCCAGGGGTGGCACCTCTACCGTTCGGGACCGCTCAGCGTCGTCCCGCACGGCTCGTGCCGGCTTCCGGGGCTGCTCGCGCAGTCCCGGCTGGTGGAGGGCCGCGACTCCTACGGGCGCCCGTTCGCCCTGGTCGTGATCCCCTCGACGAAGCACTACACCGTGGTGTTGGAGTGCAACGCCGAGGGGGCGGCGCTGGTCGACCAGAGCCAGATCGACACGTGGGTCTCCCACTGGGGGCAGTGGATGGCCTCGCTCAGCTACGAGCCGGGCCTCGTCGCCGCGAGCGTGACCATCGAGACGGCCCCCGACACCGGGACGCGCCTCCGGGAGGAGATCTACGCCAACACCGACCCGAACGCGCCCGAGCTGGCCCGGAAGGCCCTGGACGAGATCGTCTGGAACTACCCGGTGGGCAGCGCGCGGGTCTCCACCCGTATCGCGGTCACCTACGCGGCCCTGCCGCACCTCGGAGGCAAGCGCCGCGACCAGGACGCCATGGTGCGGGAGATCGGGATGCGCATCCCCGGGCTGGTCTCCGGGCTGTCGATGACCGGCGCCGGGTCCGCCCGCGCGCTGACCGCGAAGGAGCTCGCCCGCGCCGTCCGGATCGCCTACGACCCGGACGCGCAGACGGTTCTGGAGTCCGCCGAGGACCAGGAGACGCGCTGGGAGGACGCAGGGCCGGTCGCGGCGCAGGAGTCGTGGGACCACTACGTCCACGACAGCGGCTGCTCCATCACCTGGGGCATGTCGGAGGCGCCGCGGGGCGAGGTGCTGTCCAACGTGATGACCGGGCTGGTGGCCCCGCACCACGACATCGCCCGCAAGCGCGTCACCTTCCTCTACCGGCCGCACGATCCGGCCTCCGCGGCCCGGATCGTGGAGCGGGACCGCCGCGACTCGCGGTTCCGTCTCGACGGCGCCTCCAGCGCCGCCCGGAACGAGATCGACGTCATGAAGAGCGACCAGTCGGCCCTGGAGGAGGCCCGGGGAGCGGGGGTCATCCGGTTCACCGTCCTCGTCACCGCCACCGTCCGCTCGGCCGACGAGCTTCCCGTCGCGGCGGCCGCCGTCGACACCCTCACGGGCCCCGCGCGGCTGCGGTTGCGGCAGATGTACGGGTCGCAGGCGTCGGCGTTCGCGGCCGCCCTCCCGCTGGGCATCGTCCTTCCCGACCACCTTCAGGTGCCGGCGCTTGTGAGGGAGTCCCTGTGA
- a CDS encoding ATP/GTP-binding protein: MRRSAKQAPGGVTAAPPAEQDGGKGGGKAKKGKKEKPELKPGFRGFTRRGGGRASYVEMPSEWRGTTVQVCGLWPFGAGSGTPMVGVPLGRELTTGAALCCDPISWFQRANLIHNPSALLLGKPGLGKSTLIRRMVVGLVGQGVFPMVLGDLKPDYVDLIRAMGGQIIKLGRGLGSLNVLDPGATAGAAARLPEAARNKLMADAHGRRLNMVSALVTLLRGAPIADTERTVLNAALRVLDERHRGVPVLPDLIKVIDDGPERLRAVTLARGDEARYRAAVDPLHASLLGVLDGPMGETFAHQTTTAIELDNPGGVCIDISGIDDADAELQAAVLLACWSDGFGSIEAAHALADEGLEPQRHFFVVLDELWRVLRSGRGLVDRVDALTRLNRQRGTGQVMITHTMADLLSLSDRADRLKAKGFAERAGMVICGGLPQAEMPMVNEVVRMSSIEERMIVDWSTPPSWNPELGRDSEPPGRGRFLVKVGGRPGIPFKVELTSVERDVNDTNKRWTNSTTRPPAGAI, encoded by the coding sequence GTGAGGCGTTCCGCGAAACAGGCCCCCGGCGGCGTGACCGCGGCGCCTCCCGCCGAACAGGACGGCGGGAAGGGGGGCGGGAAGGCGAAGAAGGGCAAGAAGGAGAAGCCCGAGCTCAAGCCGGGGTTCCGGGGGTTCACCCGCCGGGGCGGCGGCCGGGCCTCCTACGTGGAGATGCCTTCGGAATGGCGCGGCACCACGGTCCAGGTGTGCGGACTCTGGCCGTTCGGGGCCGGGTCGGGGACGCCGATGGTGGGGGTGCCGCTCGGCCGGGAGCTCACCACCGGCGCCGCGCTGTGCTGCGATCCGATCTCGTGGTTCCAGCGGGCGAACCTGATCCACAACCCGTCGGCCCTGCTGCTGGGCAAGCCGGGGCTGGGCAAGTCGACGCTGATCCGCCGCATGGTGGTCGGGCTGGTCGGGCAGGGGGTGTTCCCCATGGTCCTCGGCGACCTCAAACCCGACTACGTCGATCTGATCCGGGCGATGGGCGGGCAGATCATCAAGCTCGGCCGCGGGCTGGGCTCGCTGAACGTGCTCGACCCCGGCGCGACGGCCGGCGCGGCGGCCAGGCTCCCCGAGGCGGCGCGCAACAAGCTGATGGCCGACGCGCACGGCCGCCGGCTGAACATGGTCAGCGCGCTGGTCACGCTGCTGCGCGGGGCCCCGATCGCCGACACCGAGCGCACCGTCCTCAATGCGGCCCTGCGGGTACTGGACGAGCGCCACCGCGGCGTGCCCGTCCTGCCCGACCTCATCAAGGTGATCGACGACGGGCCGGAGCGGCTCCGCGCGGTGACCCTGGCGCGCGGGGACGAGGCGCGGTACCGCGCGGCCGTCGACCCGCTGCACGCCTCCCTGCTCGGCGTCCTGGACGGTCCGATGGGCGAGACGTTCGCGCACCAGACGACCACCGCCATCGAGCTGGACAATCCGGGCGGCGTCTGCATCGACATCAGCGGCATCGACGACGCCGACGCCGAGCTGCAGGCGGCCGTCCTGCTGGCGTGCTGGTCGGACGGGTTCGGCTCGATCGAGGCCGCGCACGCGCTGGCCGACGAGGGGCTCGAACCGCAGCGGCACTTCTTCGTCGTGCTCGACGAGCTGTGGCGGGTGCTGCGGTCCGGGCGGGGCCTGGTGGACCGGGTCGACGCCCTCACCCGCCTCAACCGGCAGCGCGGCACGGGTCAGGTGATGATCACGCACACCATGGCCGACCTGCTGTCGCTGAGCGACCGGGCGGACCGGCTCAAGGCCAAGGGCTTCGCCGAGCGCGCGGGCATGGTGATCTGCGGCGGGCTGCCGCAGGCGGAGATGCCGATGGTGAACGAGGTGGTCCGGATGTCCTCGATCGAGGAACGCATGATCGTCGACTGGTCCACGCCGCCGTCGTGGAACCCCGAGCTCGGGCGGGACAGCGAGCCCCCGGGACGGGGGAGGTTCCTGGTCAAGGTCGGCGGCCGGCCCGGCATCCCGTTCAAGGTGGAGCTCACCTCCGTCGAGCGGGACGTCAACGACACCAACAAGCGCTGGACCAACTCGACCACGAGGCCTCCCGCCGGAGCCATCTGA
- a CDS encoding 2-keto-4-pentenoate hydratase — MSEWTIDTTVGELLRREHGREDGARITEGWPDLDLGTAYRIQDALLARKASAGQTVVGVKLGLTSVAKQRRMGVDVPLTGWLTDAMALTPGEPLAVGDFIHPRVEPEIAFVMGARLSGPGVTAEQAMGAVQSVHAGFEVIDSRYRDFDFALPDVVADNASACRFVISGHAVPPGGLDLAAESCRLGVDGDTVDTANGAAVLGHPANALALAANGLAERGLAIEPGWIVLTGGLTDAVPLHPGGTVSVAFDSLGALSLTGTH; from the coding sequence ATGTCCGAGTGGACGATCGACACCACCGTCGGCGAACTGCTGCGCCGCGAGCACGGCCGCGAGGACGGGGCGAGGATCACCGAAGGGTGGCCGGACCTCGACCTCGGCACCGCCTACCGGATCCAGGACGCCCTGCTCGCCCGCAAGGCGAGCGCCGGGCAGACCGTCGTCGGGGTGAAGCTCGGACTGACCTCGGTCGCGAAGCAGCGGCGGATGGGCGTCGACGTCCCGCTGACCGGCTGGCTCACCGACGCGATGGCCCTGACGCCCGGCGAGCCGCTGGCCGTGGGGGACTTCATCCACCCGCGCGTCGAGCCCGAGATCGCCTTCGTCATGGGCGCGCGGCTGAGCGGCCCGGGCGTCACGGCGGAGCAGGCGATGGGCGCGGTCCAGAGCGTGCACGCCGGGTTCGAGGTCATCGACAGCCGCTACCGCGACTTCGACTTCGCCCTGCCGGACGTGGTGGCCGACAACGCCTCCGCCTGCCGTTTCGTCATCTCCGGCCACGCCGTCCCGCCCGGGGGACTCGATCTGGCGGCGGAGTCCTGCCGGCTGGGTGTCGACGGCGACACCGTCGACACCGCGAACGGCGCGGCCGTCCTCGGGCACCCGGCCAACGCTCTCGCGCTCGCCGCCAACGGGCTGGCCGAGCGAGGGCTGGCCATCGAACCCGGCTGGATCGTCCTCACCGGCGGACTCACCGACGCCGTCCCCCTGCATCCCGGCGGCACCGTCTCCGTGGCGTTCGACTCACTCGGAGCCCTGTCACTCACTGGAACCCACTAA